The following coding sequences are from one Macaca nemestrina isolate mMacNem1 chromosome 1, mMacNem.hap1, whole genome shotgun sequence window:
- the LOC139363742 gene encoding large ribosomal subunit protein eL39-like, protein MSSHKTFRIKRFLAKKQKQNRSIPQWIRMKTGNKIRYNSKRRHRRRTKLGL, encoded by the coding sequence ATGTCTTCTCACAAGACTTTCAGGATTAAGCGATTCCTggccaagaaacaaaagcaaaatcgtTCCATTCCCCAGTGGATTAGGATGAAAACTGGCAATAAAATCAGGTACAACTCCAAAAGGAGACATCGGAGAAGAACCAAGCTGGGTCTATAA